In Sporosarcina sp. PTS2304, a genomic segment contains:
- a CDS encoding response regulator transcription factor translates to MIRIVIAEDQRMMLGALGSLLNLEEDMEVVGMAKNGQEAVDLVRKLTPDICIMDIEMPIKTGLDAAEELQDLDCQIIILTTFARTGYFERARNAGVRGYLLKDNPIEELVRSIHSIIKGGRIYAPELIDLAFDMKQEEKNPLTEREAEVLKLISEGKTTKQIATELFLSPGTVRNYVSTILDKLGVRNRIEAISMFQEKGWFKQ, encoded by the coding sequence ATGATCCGCATTGTCATAGCAGAAGACCAAAGAATGATGCTAGGTGCGTTAGGGTCGCTGTTAAATTTGGAAGAAGATATGGAAGTTGTCGGCATGGCAAAGAATGGTCAGGAAGCGGTGGATCTAGTGAGAAAGCTGACACCTGACATTTGCATAATGGATATAGAAATGCCGATTAAAACGGGGCTAGATGCGGCAGAAGAATTGCAGGATCTTGATTGCCAAATTATCATTCTGACGACATTTGCCAGAACAGGATATTTTGAACGTGCACGAAACGCAGGTGTCCGAGGGTATTTATTGAAAGACAATCCAATTGAAGAACTCGTCCGGTCGATTCATTCCATAATTAAAGGTGGACGAATTTATGCACCTGAACTTATTGATTTAGCCTTTGATATGAAGCAAGAAGAAAAAAATCCACTGACGGAACGTGAAGCGGAAGTTCTGAAGCTGATATCTGAAGGTAAAACGACGAAGCAGATTGCCACTGAGTTGTTTTTGTCACCAGGAACTGTACGCAATTACGTCTCAACAATATTAGATAAATTAGGCGTGCGAAATCGTATTGAAGCGATTTCCATGTTCCAAGAAAAAGGCTGGTTTAAACAATAG
- the thiM gene encoding hydroxyethylthiazole kinase, which translates to MQLIQQLRNEQPLIHCITNFVVANFQANGLLAMGVSPVMADAIEEAEDIAKVSACSVLNIGTLKQQTVDAMILAGNSARVAGKPVVLDPVGAGATPFRKSSVLRVLTEVDVTVIRCNAGELAAIADIPWNAKGVDAGKGNANVEEIAKVMAREHACLVAVSGEVDIVTDGHTTLTITGGHPMMTNITGTGCLLSSVVGAFLTAGMERPLEATAEALSFYKRAGEETAKISTGPGDFAVNFLNTLHTLDREPKTFLV; encoded by the coding sequence ATGCAACTTATACAACAACTTAGAAATGAACAGCCTCTGATTCATTGTATTACCAATTTCGTTGTGGCGAATTTCCAAGCTAACGGACTATTAGCTATGGGAGTCTCCCCTGTTATGGCGGATGCAATTGAAGAGGCAGAAGATATAGCGAAAGTATCAGCTTGCAGTGTCTTAAACATTGGCACGTTGAAGCAACAAACAGTAGATGCAATGATTTTAGCTGGAAATAGTGCTCGTGTAGCGGGGAAACCTGTCGTCTTGGATCCCGTTGGTGCAGGCGCTACGCCATTTCGCAAATCAAGCGTTCTACGTGTGTTAACAGAAGTGGACGTAACCGTAATTCGCTGTAACGCTGGTGAACTGGCTGCTATAGCTGATATCCCTTGGAACGCTAAAGGTGTGGATGCTGGAAAAGGAAACGCAAATGTAGAAGAAATCGCTAAGGTAATGGCTCGTGAACATGCATGTCTCGTAGCAGTATCAGGTGAAGTAGATATCGTCACGGACGGACATACTACCCTAACTATTACAGGAGGGCACCCTATGATGACGAATATTACGGGCACTGGTTGCTTACTCAGTTCTGTCGTAGGTGCATTTTTAACTGCAGGAATGGAACGTCCACTGGAAGCAACAGCAGAAGCATTGTCATTCTATAAACGTGCAGGAGAAGAAACGGCGAAAATCTCAACAGGTCCTGGTGATTTTGCTGTGAATTTTTTAAACACATTACATACGTTAGACCGGGAACCAAAAACGTTCTTAGTATAA
- the thiE gene encoding thiamine phosphate synthase, which produces MRNAEVKKAMGLYFVMGTQNVGNQEPMAVLEAALRGGITCFQLREKGPGALVGENLLNFARKCQALCRVYRVPFIVNDDVDLALALNADGVHVGQDDEQAALVRERIGSDKWLGVSTHNVEEVRIAESIGADYVGLGPIYPTISKGDASAVVGPELLKEIRSVFQTMPIVGIGGISMTNVESIIHAGADGIAVISSIASAEDSLHATEAFSKKLKFLLNS; this is translated from the coding sequence ATGCGAAACGCCGAAGTTAAAAAAGCGATGGGTTTATACTTTGTTATGGGAACTCAAAACGTTGGAAACCAAGAACCAATGGCCGTGCTAGAAGCAGCCCTTCGCGGAGGGATCACTTGTTTTCAACTGCGCGAAAAAGGGCCAGGAGCATTAGTAGGTGAAAACTTGCTGAACTTCGCAAGAAAATGCCAGGCCCTCTGCCGAGTCTACCGTGTACCTTTTATCGTCAATGACGACGTAGACCTTGCGCTAGCACTTAATGCAGATGGCGTTCATGTCGGTCAAGACGATGAACAAGCTGCTCTCGTGCGCGAGCGTATTGGATCTGATAAGTGGCTAGGTGTCTCCACTCATAATGTTGAAGAAGTGCGAATAGCTGAATCGATTGGCGCTGATTATGTCGGACTAGGTCCTATTTATCCAACCATTTCAAAAGGTGACGCTTCCGCTGTAGTAGGACCCGAGCTACTAAAGGAAATCCGCTCAGTATTCCAGACTATGCCGATTGTTGGAATCGGCGGAATATCCATGACGAACGTTGAGTCAATTATTCATGCTGGCGCTGATGGAATTGCAGTTATTTCCTCAATTGCTTCAGCTGAAGATTCTTTACATGCTACAGAAGCATTTTCAAAAAAACTAAAATTCTTATTGAATAGCTAA
- a CDS encoding fatty acid desaturase, which produces MSKEKTKQLHKDVAPFAKSDLKKSIVQMLNTIPPVLILWFLAYKSLEVSVILTVALSIVAAFFVVRTFIIFHDCTHGSFFRNKTANNIVGTITGVLTLFPYEKWKREHSIHHASSSNLDKRGVGDIWVMTVDEYQNASKLTRLGYRFYRSPLVLFGFGPLYLVLISGRFNRKDARKKERMNTYLINVILLVLYSVLIMVVGWKAFLIIQGTMMFTAAALGIWLFYIQHTFEDSYFEEEAEWDYVKAAVEGSSYYQLPRVLQWATGNIGFHHVHHLAPRVPNYNLEMAHELTPPLHKATTITLKTSLESLRYRLYDPTNKKFVTFKEAKQFAAKKKLSIDLKPKRTRLQ; this is translated from the coding sequence ATGAGTAAAGAGAAAACGAAGCAACTGCACAAAGACGTTGCGCCTTTTGCGAAGTCAGATCTAAAGAAAAGTATTGTACAGATGCTAAACACGATACCGCCCGTTTTGATTTTATGGTTCTTAGCGTACAAAAGCTTGGAAGTTTCTGTTATATTGACAGTTGCCCTATCCATCGTAGCTGCATTTTTTGTAGTTCGCACATTCATCATCTTTCATGACTGCACGCACGGTTCATTCTTCCGCAATAAAACAGCAAATAATATTGTCGGAACAATTACTGGCGTTCTGACATTGTTTCCTTATGAAAAGTGGAAAAGAGAGCACTCAATCCACCACGCGTCTAGTTCAAACTTAGATAAGCGCGGTGTTGGAGACATTTGGGTGATGACAGTGGATGAGTACCAAAATGCTTCTAAGCTTACACGTTTAGGCTATCGCTTCTATCGCAGCCCTTTAGTATTGTTTGGATTTGGCCCTCTGTATTTGGTGTTAATTTCGGGTCGTTTCAACCGTAAAGATGCACGTAAAAAAGAGCGTATGAATACGTATCTAATCAACGTCATCTTACTTGTATTATATAGCGTTCTAATCATGGTTGTAGGGTGGAAAGCATTCTTGATCATTCAAGGAACAATGATGTTCACAGCTGCGGCACTGGGCATTTGGTTATTCTACATTCAGCACACATTTGAAGACTCGTATTTTGAAGAAGAAGCAGAGTGGGATTATGTAAAAGCCGCTGTTGAAGGTAGTTCATACTATCAATTACCACGTGTTCTGCAATGGGCTACAGGTAATATCGGCTTCCACCACGTACACCATCTTGCGCCGCGTGTACCGAACTACAATCTCGAAATGGCACACGAGTTAACACCGCCATTGCATAAAGCTACAACAATCACATTGAAAACTAGCCTTGAATCATTACGCTACCGCTTGTATGACCCTACAAATAAAAAGTTTGTGACGTTCAAAGAAGCTAAGCAATTTGCGGCGAAGAAGAAGTTATCAATTGATTTAAAACCAAAACGTACAAGATTACAATAA
- the thiD gene encoding bifunctional hydroxymethylpyrimidine kinase/phosphomethylpyrimidine kinase → MTVKVALTIAGSDSGGGAGIQADLKTFQELNVFGTSALTAVTAQNTLGVHGVYPVPTEGVVAQIRAILDDFDVKACKTGMLFSAEIITAIASVLKEYPPIPLIIDPVMIAKGGQSLLQQQAIQAMKEHLIPLATIVTPNIPEAEVLTGMKIVTDEEIQQAAQIIIDMGAKAVVMKGGHRNDVLEARDYYLDREGQSFTLTTPFVHTKDTHGTGCTFAAALAGFLAKGYSMPDAVAESKQFIQAAIENGLRLGSGHGPTNHWAYSQLKQEMR, encoded by the coding sequence TTGACAGTGAAAGTAGCGCTAACTATCGCAGGCTCAGATAGCGGTGGCGGAGCAGGAATCCAAGCAGACTTAAAAACGTTTCAAGAGTTAAACGTATTTGGCACCTCTGCCTTAACGGCTGTTACTGCTCAAAACACGCTCGGAGTACATGGAGTATATCCCGTTCCAACAGAAGGCGTCGTTGCACAAATTCGCGCAATATTGGACGACTTTGATGTAAAGGCCTGTAAGACCGGCATGCTTTTCTCAGCCGAAATTATTACAGCGATTGCCTCTGTCCTGAAAGAATATCCACCTATCCCTTTAATCATTGATCCTGTCATGATTGCTAAAGGTGGACAATCGTTATTACAGCAACAAGCAATTCAAGCGATGAAAGAACACTTGATTCCATTAGCTACCATTGTGACACCGAATATCCCTGAAGCAGAAGTATTAACGGGTATGAAAATTGTTACAGACGAAGAAATCCAACAAGCCGCGCAAATCATTATCGACATGGGCGCAAAAGCGGTAGTGATGAAAGGCGGTCACCGTAACGATGTATTAGAAGCGCGAGATTATTATCTTGATCGTGAAGGTCAGTCGTTTACGCTGACGACTCCTTTTGTCCATACGAAAGATACACACGGTACAGGCTGCACATTCGCAGCGGCTCTGGCAGGTTTTTTAGCAAAAGGTTACTCTATGCCTGATGCTGTTGCTGAGTCTAAACAATTTATTCAGGCAGCGATTGAAAATGGACTGCGCCTCGGCTCTGGACACGGACCGACAAACCACTGGGCATATAGCCAATTGAAACAGGAGATGCGCTAA
- the mscL gene encoding large conductance mechanosensitive channel protein MscL, whose product MWKEFKEFAFKGNIFDLAIGVVIGAAFSTIVSSLVENIISPIIGILSGGLDFSGLSYPVGDAEIKYGLFIEAVINFMIVAVSLFLFLRLLIRMKLKKEEPAIEEPEEKPLDTKEELLTEIRDLLREKP is encoded by the coding sequence ATGTGGAAAGAATTTAAAGAGTTCGCGTTTAAAGGGAATATTTTCGATTTAGCAATTGGTGTCGTTATCGGTGCAGCATTCAGTACAATCGTTTCTTCGCTAGTTGAAAATATCATTTCCCCGATTATCGGAATTTTATCAGGTGGACTCGATTTTTCGGGGCTGAGCTATCCTGTGGGAGATGCTGAAATCAAATATGGATTGTTCATTGAAGCAGTCATTAACTTCATGATTGTCGCTGTTTCGTTATTTCTATTCCTGCGGCTTCTGATAAGGATGAAATTGAAGAAAGAAGAGCCCGCGATAGAAGAACCAGAGGAAAAACCGTTGGACACAAAAGAAGAATTGCTCACAGAAATCCGCGACTTGCTTAGAGAGAAACCTTAA
- a CDS encoding D-serine ammonia-lyase: MNCDSPSEWIEKLPLLQKVVDREEVLWCNPSIEKVTSGLAKASVSDAEVADASERLKRFASYLAAVFPDTAKSHGIIESPITSIPKMKKVLETKYATAIAGKLLVKQDNALPISGSIKARGGIYEVLKHAESLASQHHLLNTMKDYSQFANPACKKLFSTYKIAVGSTGNLGLSIGIMSAKLGFNVTVHMSADAKQWKKDLLRSKGVEVVEYLDDYSKAVEEGRRQAATDPTCHFVDDENSKDLFMGYAVAGARVAEQLREQQIKVDADHPLFVYLPCGVGGGPGGVAFGLKLAFGDHVHCLFAEPTHSPCMMIGMMTGLHDQVSVADFGLDNRTIADGLAVGTASAFVGRIMEPLLTGCYTIEDQTLFNLLKNLADSENIWLEPSALAGMTGPIHAIQANLVEANSPQATHIVWATGGNMVPVEEMQSYYEAGI, from the coding sequence ATGAATTGTGATTCTCCAAGCGAATGGATAGAAAAACTACCATTATTGCAAAAGGTAGTAGATAGGGAGGAAGTGCTTTGGTGCAATCCTTCTATTGAAAAAGTGACAAGTGGATTGGCTAAAGCAAGTGTATCTGACGCGGAAGTGGCAGATGCAAGCGAACGATTGAAGCGATTTGCCTCTTATCTTGCTGCGGTGTTTCCAGATACTGCAAAAAGTCATGGCATTATCGAATCACCGATTACCTCTATTCCCAAGATGAAAAAAGTGCTTGAAACAAAGTATGCAACGGCTATTGCAGGAAAGCTGTTAGTAAAGCAAGACAATGCACTACCTATTTCAGGTTCGATTAAAGCGCGCGGCGGGATTTATGAAGTATTGAAGCATGCCGAATCGCTGGCAAGTCAACATCACTTGCTTAATACGATGAAAGACTACAGTCAATTTGCGAATCCAGCGTGTAAAAAACTGTTTTCTACATATAAGATAGCTGTCGGGTCGACTGGAAATTTAGGATTAAGTATTGGAATTATGAGTGCAAAGTTAGGATTTAACGTCACGGTTCATATGTCTGCAGATGCTAAGCAATGGAAAAAGGATTTATTGCGTTCAAAAGGCGTGGAAGTCGTGGAGTATCTTGACGATTATAGTAAAGCGGTGGAAGAAGGCAGACGTCAAGCAGCTACGGATCCGACTTGTCATTTCGTGGATGACGAAAATTCGAAGGATCTTTTTATGGGTTATGCGGTGGCGGGTGCGCGTGTGGCAGAGCAACTGAGAGAACAACAGATCAAAGTCGATGCAGACCATCCTTTATTTGTATACTTGCCTTGCGGAGTAGGTGGGGGACCTGGCGGTGTGGCATTTGGATTGAAGTTAGCTTTCGGGGATCATGTACATTGTTTATTTGCGGAACCTACACATTCTCCTTGTATGATGATCGGCATGATGACAGGTCTGCATGATCAAGTCTCTGTCGCAGATTTCGGACTGGACAATCGGACGATAGCGGATGGCTTGGCAGTTGGAACTGCTTCTGCATTTGTCGGCAGAATAATGGAGCCTTTGCTGACAGGATGTTATACAATCGAAGACCAAACGTTATTTAATTTGTTAAAGAATTTAGCGGATAGTGAAAACATTTGGTTGGAACCTTCTGCACTAGCGGGAATGACGGGGCCGATACATGCTATACAGGCTAATTTAGTAGAAGCTAATTCGCCTCAAGCGACTCATATAGTATGGGCTACAGGGGGAAATATGGTACCTGTAGAAGAAATGCAAAGTTATTATGAGGCAGGAATATAA
- a CDS encoding Ger(x)C family spore germination protein has product MSKSIVCIILLPIALLAGCWDSNEPERMLYINGMGIDYKDGKVEVYAQIIDFSNTAKSEQPSSDQPQVEIGYASGETMDGAITELYHSVDQKIFWGHFSYLVFSEEALKSVQLSPVIDSFIRYRETRYQIWVYTTRDALQDVLLVRPVINKSVTLSKLSDPENSFEQESFIYPTNIRKLLIGLDEPGHQAALPLISVKENWESIDEPIKAPVLSGLGVISRNGLKGFIAGDNARGLQWMTNETKRGELNLSIETAGQLGVIIEDVKVKITPVVTNGITFNVTVKLQATLSTIEGKASIKQIKQNIEKEVHDQIMDTYYDAIEKDIDIYRFSEQLYRKELQTWKKYQKDGALDLTEDSFGKLTVQVTKLTSDRKSYKETIKR; this is encoded by the coding sequence ATGAGTAAATCGATAGTTTGCATTATTCTATTACCGATCGCTCTATTAGCCGGATGCTGGGACTCCAATGAGCCTGAGCGAATGCTTTACATTAACGGAATGGGGATCGACTATAAAGATGGAAAAGTTGAAGTCTATGCCCAAATAATTGACTTTTCTAATACCGCCAAGTCAGAACAACCTTCTTCTGACCAGCCACAAGTTGAGATTGGGTACGCTTCCGGAGAAACAATGGATGGTGCCATTACTGAGTTATATCACTCTGTAGATCAAAAAATATTTTGGGGTCATTTCTCATACTTAGTCTTCTCGGAAGAAGCATTAAAAAGTGTACAGTTAAGCCCTGTGATCGATAGCTTTATCCGCTACAGAGAAACTCGCTACCAAATTTGGGTTTATACTACACGTGATGCTTTGCAAGATGTTTTGTTAGTGAGACCTGTCATTAATAAATCCGTTACACTTTCCAAACTCAGTGATCCTGAGAACTCATTCGAACAAGAATCATTTATTTATCCTACGAATATTCGTAAACTTCTCATCGGTCTGGATGAGCCAGGACATCAAGCCGCACTTCCCCTCATTTCAGTAAAAGAAAACTGGGAATCTATAGATGAACCGATAAAAGCACCTGTCTTGTCAGGACTTGGAGTCATCTCACGTAATGGCTTAAAAGGATTTATCGCTGGTGATAACGCACGCGGATTGCAATGGATGACAAATGAAACAAAACGAGGTGAACTTAATCTCTCAATAGAAACAGCGGGTCAACTGGGTGTCATCATTGAAGATGTAAAAGTGAAAATCACACCCGTCGTTACGAACGGTATTACGTTCAATGTCACGGTGAAACTACAAGCAACTTTAAGTACAATCGAAGGTAAAGCCTCTATAAAACAAATTAAACAAAATATCGAGAAGGAAGTACATGATCAAATTATGGATACTTACTATGACGCTATAGAAAAAGATATCGATATTTATAGATTTTCCGAGCAACTATACCGCAAAGAACTGCAGACATGGAAAAAGTATCAAAAAGATGGAGCCCTCGACTTAACAGAGGATTCATTTGGCAAGTTAACTGTTCAAGTTACCAAGCTAACATCTGATCGAAAATCATATAAAGAGACCATTAAAAGATAA
- a CDS encoding sensor histidine kinase, whose translation MSSWYSIFPKNPWLSIYAWVVFCILPFFFILRSASPFDLMIGFTLLVLFFLSYYFSTKSQSGLMYMWISFEIVITVAMTLLFGYVYLSIFIAFFIGNIRNPVGFFVIYGLHIAILIGAVVAGFFIEIELFLPQIHFIIISIIGVVLLPFNLYNRQKRERLQDQLEIARKRISELTIVQERERIARDLHDTLGQKLSMIGLKSDLAVRLIERDAEAAAAELQDIRQISSTALKEVRVLVSGMRSVKLKDELVRVQQLLKAAEIELVVEGDPNFPGMSPIVENVLVMCLKEAINNVVRHSYAKKCCISFERTTKEFTIQVSDNGIGIAQNGVNLPGNGLDGMEERLEFVNGRLLIASEEGTQLKIKVPAVLKQIKEG comes from the coding sequence GTGAGCAGTTGGTATAGTATTTTCCCGAAAAATCCATGGCTCAGTATTTATGCCTGGGTCGTGTTTTGTATATTGCCTTTCTTTTTTATTTTACGGAGTGCATCCCCATTTGATTTAATGATCGGGTTTACGTTATTAGTGTTATTTTTCTTGTCCTACTATTTTTCCACTAAGTCTCAGAGTGGATTGATGTATATGTGGATTAGTTTTGAAATTGTTATCACGGTCGCTATGACTTTATTGTTTGGTTATGTATATTTATCTATTTTTATTGCCTTTTTCATTGGAAACATCCGCAATCCAGTAGGCTTCTTCGTGATCTATGGGTTACATATTGCCATTTTGATCGGTGCGGTCGTGGCGGGTTTCTTTATTGAGATTGAATTATTTTTACCGCAAATTCATTTCATTATTATTTCTATCATAGGTGTCGTGCTTCTGCCATTCAATTTATATAATCGGCAAAAACGTGAACGTCTTCAGGATCAATTGGAGATAGCAAGAAAAAGAATTTCAGAGCTGACAATTGTTCAAGAACGTGAACGAATTGCGAGAGATCTTCACGATACGTTAGGTCAAAAATTATCGATGATCGGTTTGAAAAGCGACTTAGCTGTCCGTTTGATCGAGAGGGATGCTGAAGCAGCTGCTGCTGAATTACAAGACATTCGACAAATTTCTAGCACGGCATTGAAAGAAGTGCGTGTATTAGTTAGTGGAATGCGAAGCGTAAAGCTGAAAGATGAATTAGTTCGCGTACAGCAATTATTAAAGGCAGCAGAAATTGAATTGGTTGTCGAAGGAGATCCAAACTTCCCGGGCATGTCGCCGATCGTAGAAAATGTATTAGTCATGTGCTTGAAAGAAGCGATCAATAATGTAGTCAGACATAGTTATGCCAAAAAATGCTGTATCAGTTTCGAGAGAACGACTAAAGAATTCACCATTCAAGTAAGTGATAACGGAATTGGGATTGCACAAAATGGTGTGAACTTACCGGGCAATGGCCTCGATGGAATGGAAGAGCGTTTAGAATTTGTGAATGGAAGGTTATTGATTGCCAGTGAAGAAGGCACTCAACTCAAAATTAAAGTACCGGCAGTGTTAAAGCAAATAAAGGAAGGGTGA
- a CDS encoding DUF3238 domain-containing protein: MENLFEIQKMSHTLDELSFTWTDSGGIYRVYRNEQQVYEGTVAKFTDDTLDTEHPFTYTVERVEEGQVKDVIVIQTSALTEVREDEHPLQRLVITTIAASSQIALSWERIKGVEAFDIYRNGKFVQTVEDNRFIDRETSVSESVTYSVSASRPLIDSNQQMNVSKSIAATIFDAVVPTSSDSKPTEEIYTFTIRVNRRDELLRPVADRKRATSVKEWKFRYTTFLQEDILKNPNLLSPYAYFTGDDRTFDPEGKSFRTRVDMQGKFTENESTLTYTKATGPTIGLNYVKRYKDHDHASVDDIVIERLNEKKSDIHFAILHDVANPLTTSPPIHYEVTGQIDKERNINLVGYHNISPHHEIYLALDEEEWRTVHRAESEGLAYLSGVPGDNYWRYMTCN, encoded by the coding sequence ATGGAAAATTTATTTGAGATTCAAAAAATGAGCCATACATTGGATGAACTATCTTTTACTTGGACGGACAGCGGAGGGATTTATCGAGTGTACCGAAATGAGCAGCAAGTCTATGAAGGTACTGTTGCTAAATTTACTGACGATACACTTGATACCGAACATCCTTTTACATACACCGTTGAACGTGTAGAGGAAGGTCAAGTAAAAGACGTGATCGTTATTCAGACATCCGCTTTAACGGAAGTGAGGGAAGATGAGCATCCATTACAGCGCTTAGTCATTACAACAATTGCTGCTTCTTCTCAAATCGCGCTATCATGGGAACGGATTAAAGGAGTAGAGGCGTTTGATATTTACCGTAACGGAAAATTTGTACAAACAGTAGAAGATAACCGCTTCATAGATCGGGAAACATCTGTTTCCGAGTCTGTCACATACAGCGTATCTGCTAGCCGCCCGTTAATTGACAGCAATCAGCAAATGAATGTTAGTAAATCGATTGCGGCCACTATATTTGACGCTGTAGTTCCTACTAGTTCTGATAGTAAGCCGACTGAGGAGATTTATACTTTTACTATACGCGTCAATCGACGTGATGAGTTATTGCGACCCGTTGCAGACCGTAAGCGAGCGACGAGTGTGAAAGAATGGAAATTCCGCTATACAACATTTCTCCAGGAAGATATATTAAAAAATCCTAATCTGTTGTCACCGTATGCCTACTTCACAGGGGACGACCGCACGTTTGATCCAGAAGGAAAGAGTTTTCGTACGCGAGTCGATATGCAAGGTAAATTTACGGAAAACGAAAGCACGCTTACGTATACGAAAGCGACTGGACCTACAATCGGTTTGAATTATGTAAAACGTTATAAAGACCATGACCATGCTTCGGTAGATGATATTGTCATCGAACGATTAAATGAGAAAAAGTCAGATATTCATTTTGCGATTTTACATGACGTAGCCAACCCGTTGACGACTTCGCCACCTATTCACTATGAAGTCACTGGACAAATAGATAAAGAACGAAACATAAATTTAGTCGGCTATCATAATATTTCGCCTCATCATGAGATTTATTTAGCACTTGACGAAGAGGAATGGCGAACAGTGCACCGGGCTGAAAGTGAAGGGTTAGCGTACTTGTCAGGTGTGCCGGGAGACAACTATTGGCGCTATATGACATGTAATTAA
- a CDS encoding phosphatase PAP2 family protein, whose product MRELSFRLLFTWLMCILFAGFFAFIARSIHLHTITSFDDPIIDVVQGMEAPWLTTIMKTFTTIGSTTIVVLLSLSALAILFWKKHRAQAVLLVSVIAGTGILNQVLKFIFKRERPDFHRLIDIGGFSFPSGHTMMAFSLYTILAYIVWRNLQFTWSRTLVVIVAVFMTSMIAVSRIYLGVHFPSDIVGGVLASALWLISSIAMYHRFQRKKHALMD is encoded by the coding sequence ATGCGTGAATTATCTTTCCGTTTATTGTTTACTTGGCTAATGTGCATACTTTTTGCAGGCTTCTTCGCATTTATCGCCCGGTCTATTCATTTACATACGATTACTAGTTTTGATGATCCTATTATTGATGTTGTGCAAGGAATGGAAGCTCCATGGCTCACCACTATTATGAAGACTTTTACAACGATCGGTTCGACAACGATTGTCGTCTTACTGTCCCTTTCCGCACTAGCTATTCTTTTTTGGAAAAAACATCGTGCGCAAGCCGTTTTATTAGTTTCAGTTATAGCGGGGACGGGTATTTTAAATCAAGTATTGAAATTTATTTTCAAAAGAGAGCGGCCCGACTTTCATCGCCTTATTGACATTGGTGGCTTTAGCTTTCCAAGCGGCCATACGATGATGGCATTTAGTTTATATACGATACTTGCGTATATTGTATGGAGGAACTTACAATTTACATGGAGCCGCACACTCGTTGTCATAGTTGCTGTTTTCATGACTAGCATGATTGCCGTGAGCCGCATTTATCTAGGTGTCCATTTTCCAAGTGATATTGTTGGTGGCGTGCTTGCCAGCGCGTTGTGGCTGATTTCTTCTATTGCTATGTATCATCGATTCCAACGTAAGAAGCATGCTCTTATGGACTGA
- the thiW gene encoding energy coupling factor transporter S component ThiW encodes MNTRKMIYMTMFVAIAVAGSAFVSFPAGIAKAYPIQHAVNVIVAIIMGPIPAVIVAFLTGLVRVLTGTGSLLAFPGGMIGALLAGILYKAFKKNWSAGLGEILGTGLIAPLFAVPYAKILMGTTVTAVFFFPPFLVSTISGTIIGLLLAPRLLKLKMFQNLQ; translated from the coding sequence ATGAATACACGTAAAATGATTTACATGACGATGTTCGTTGCGATTGCAGTCGCCGGTTCTGCGTTCGTTTCATTTCCTGCCGGTATTGCTAAAGCTTATCCAATTCAGCATGCGGTGAACGTGATCGTAGCTATCATTATGGGACCTATCCCTGCCGTCATTGTAGCTTTCCTGACAGGTCTTGTGCGAGTTCTGACGGGAACTGGCTCGCTACTGGCCTTCCCAGGCGGTATGATCGGAGCGCTGTTGGCAGGTATACTTTATAAAGCGTTTAAAAAGAATTGGAGTGCTGGATTGGGAGAAATTCTCGGTACAGGTCTTATCGCCCCACTTTTTGCTGTTCCTTATGCAAAAATCTTAATGGGCACGACAGTTACGGCAGTTTTCTTTTTCCCGCCGTTTCTCGTATCAACGATTAGCGGTACGATCATCGGATTACTACTAGCACCTCGCCTTTTAAAGCTGAAGATGTTCCAGAACTTGCAGTAG